A single region of the Raphanus sativus cultivar WK10039 chromosome 1, ASM80110v3, whole genome shotgun sequence genome encodes:
- the LOC130510180 gene encoding probable xyloglucan endotransglucosylase/hydrolase protein 8: METRCSSMAAVFFFVAALMASSSITATPTPSFEENFNIMWSENHFTTSDDGQIWNLALDNDTGCGFQTKHMYRFGWFSMKLKLVGGDSAGVVTAYYMCSENGAGPERDEIDFEFLGNRTGEPYIIQTNVFKNGTGNREMRHTLWFDPTKDYHTYSILWNNHQLVFFVDRVPIRVYKNSDKVPNNDFFPNQKPMYLFSSIWNADDWATRGGLEKTDWKKAPFVSSYKDFAVEGCRWKDPFPACVSTTTENWWDQYDAWHLSKTQKMDYAWVQRNLVVYDYCQDRERFPKMPWECSISPWA, translated from the exons ATGGAGACGAGATGTTCTTCCATGGCGGCTGTGTTCTTTTTCGTGGCGGCTCTAATGGCGTCTTCCTCAATCACAGCAACACCGACACCGTCGTTCGAAGAAAATTTCAATATAATGTGGTCTGAAAATCACTTCACGACTTCCGACGATGGACAGATCTGGAATCTGGCCTTAGACAACGATACCG GATGTGGATTTCAGACAAAGCATATGTACAGATTTGGATGGTTCAGTATGAAGCTAAAGCTTGTCGGCGGCGACTCAGCCGGCGTCGTTACCGCTTACTAC ATGTGTTCGGAGAATGGAGCCGGACCGGAGAGAGACGAGATAGATTTTGAATTCCTAGGGAACCGAACCGGAGAGCCGTACATCATTCAGACCAATGTGTTTAAGAACGGAACCGGGAATCGGGAGATGCGACATACTCTCTGGTTCGACCCGACCAAGGACTACCACACCTACTCCATTCTCTGGAATAACCACCAGCTCGT GTTCTTCGTGGATAGAGTACCGATTCGAGTGTACAAGAACAGCGATAAGGTACCGAACAACGATTTCTTCCCGAACCAGAAGCCGATGTACTTGTTCTCCAGCATCTGGAACGCTGACGACTGGGCAACACGTGGTGGTCTCGAGAAGACAGACTGGAAGAAAGCTCCATTCGTCTCTTCCTACAAGGACTTCGCCGTCGAAGGCTGTCGTTGGAAGGATCCGTTCCCTGCTTGCGTTTCTACCACAACGGAGAACTGGTGGGACCAGTACGACGCATGGCACTTGTCAAAGACACAGAAGATGGACTATGCGTGGGTGCAACGTAACCTCGTCGTATACGATTATTGTCAGGACCGTGAGAGATTCCCTAAAATGCCTTGGGAGTGTTCCATTAGCCCTTGGGCTTAA
- the LOC108860200 gene encoding uncharacterized protein LOC108860200, producing the protein MKSRSRNLATLSLMILTITVLSWTKIVAGQEALLGKKVLPLCHRECMPICMKVTEATQEICVGACQAGCVQLQGRGTGLSATDQGVDMVIA; encoded by the coding sequence ATGAAGAGTCGGAGCAGAAACTTAGCCACCCTGAGTTTGATGATATTGACAATTACGGTTTTGTCATGGACGAAGATTGTGGCTGGACAAGAAGCACTATTAGGAAAGAAAGTATTGCCGTTGTGCCACAGAGAATGTATGCCAATATGCATGAAAGTGACCGAAGCTACGCAAGAGATTTGTGTTGGTGCATGCCAAGCGGGTTGTGTCCAGCTTCAAGGTAGAGGCACCGGACTTTCAGCCACCGATCAAGGAGTTGATATGGTCATTGCTTAG
- the LOC130495836 gene encoding uncharacterized protein LOC130495836 codes for MSVAMDRALMALSLDEDDKPFEMPDQPGFCSNEKNLLSIVGRVLNPECQRMSSLIWRMPRKWQKEGRCRGVALSEERFQFFFDSEHDLVDVLEKGVHTFNEWVIVIARWVEEPPDDYLQFIPLWVQISQIPINYYTEEALMALADMIGEVKVLVFDPSKPQSQPFIRAQVRFNVANPLRPAKVVTAKGGKSWTIKFDYERIQKRCFTCQRLNHEQRICPLEVKKRKEVALARRQAIEKELEHRSVVLSEGDPLFGVLREDQVGINLSTGRPKIAKEVMDEMRQYLSLSTAEDRVIREERVRKSVAEVEQVPMMQKMFLRLEAPPTISRDLNKGKGHVFNYEEERLSRGKGSSVSPNSEKLMASAIGAGMAMRLGPPLDAHSGSEDVRLGVNFLPLSEGSTVFSSGFSEHVASSGTLKKVYKRNRPPKSKRKQRKLVVLDADKGAGKQIMSGLKRKVETEDGELPVLARSKSLKVVPKEGPSNL; via the coding sequence ATGTCGGTGGCTATGGATCGAGCCTTAATGGCTCTGTCTTTGGACGAGGATGACAAACCTTTCGAGATGCCGGACCAACCGGGTTTCTGTTCGAATGAAAAGAATCTTCTAAGCATTGTGGGTAGAGTTCTGAACCCAGAATGTCAGAGAATGTCTTCCTTAATCTGGAGGATGCCTAGGAAGTGGCAAAAGGAAGGCAGGTGTAGGGGAGTTGCTCTCTCGGAGGAACGTTTTCAGTTCTTCTTTGACTCGGAGCATGACTTGGTGGATGTGCTGGAGAAAGGCGTTCATACTTTTAATGAGTGGGTCATTGTGATTGCGCGTTGGGTTGAAGAACCGCCTGATGACTATCTTCAGTTTATTCCTCTCTGGGTACAAATCAGCCAAATCCCCATAAACTACTATACGGAGGAGGCGCTAATGGCGTTGGCTGATATGATTGGTGAAGTTAAGGTGTTGGTTTTTGACCCCTCGAAACCACAGTCTCAACCTTTTATTCGTGCTCAGGTAAGGTTTAATGTGGCGAATCCCCTCAGACCGGCGAAGGTGGTGACAGCTAAAGGAGGTAAATCGTGGACCATCAAGTTCGACTATGAAAGAATCCAGAAGCGTTGCTTTACCTGTCAAAGATTGAATCATGAGCAGAGGATCTGTCCTCTCGAAGTGAAGAAGCGTAAAGAGGTGGCTTTGGCGCGGCGTCAAGCAATAGAGAAAGAACTTGAGCACAGATCAGTGGTACTGAGTGAAGGTGATCCTCTCTTTGGAGTTCTTAGAGAAGACCAAGTGGGGATTAACCTCTCTACTGGCAGACCGAAGATCGCTAAGGAGGTGATGGATGAGATGAGGCAGTACCTGAGTTTATCAACTGCTGAAGACAGAGTTATCAGAGAAGAGAGAGTCAGAAAATCTGTTGCTGAAGTGGAACAAGTCCCTATGATGCAGAAAATGTTTCTGAGACTGGAAGCTCCTCCTACTATCTCAAGAGACTTAAACAAAGGAAAGGGACATGTCTTCAACTACGAAGAAGAACGCTTGAGTAGAGGTAAAGGAAGCTCTGTGTCTCCTAACTCTGAAAAATTAATGGCATCGGCTATTGGTGCTGGAATGGCGATGAGGCTGGGTCCTCCTCTGGATGCGCATTCGGGGAGCGAGGATGTGAGACTTGGGGTTAACTTTCTGCCCCTTTCTGAAGGTTCTACGGTGTTTAGCTCGGGTTTTTCGGAACATGTTGCTTCGTCCGGAACTCTAAAGAAAGTCTATAAAAGAAACCGTCCTCCAAAATCTAAAAGGAAGCAGAGGAAGTTGGTGGTTCTGGATGCTGACAAGGGAGCGGGTAAACAAATCATGAGTGGTCTGAAGAGAAAGGTAGAGACTGAAGATGGGGAACTTCCAGTCTTGGCGAGGTCAAAATCCCTGAAGGTGGTCCCAAAGGAGGGACCGTCCAATCTTTAA
- the LOC130510195 gene encoding MLO-like protein 2 isoform X1, translated as MTNQVKERNLEQTSTWAVAVVCFVLLLISIVLEHSIHKIGTWFKKKHKKALYEALEKIKAELMLMGFISLLLTIGQTPISNICVSQSLASSMHPCSAADEARKYGNKDTAKPKDDDEDKSGHRRLLLELAESYIHRRSLATKGYDKCAEKGKVAFVSAYGIHQLHIFIFILAVVHVIYCIVTYALGKTKTRRWKHWENETKTIEYHYSNDPERFRFARDTSFGRRHLNFWSKTRVTLWTVCFFRQFFGSVTKVDYMALRHGFIMAHLAPGSERTFDFRKYIQKTVEEDFKTVVEISPIIWFIAVLFLLTNTNGLHSYLWLPFIPLAVILIVGTKLQVIITKLCLRIQEKGDVVRGAPVVQPGDDLFWFGRPRFILFLIHLVLFTVRFNILNRSVYYSQRHDITNLPSLLQNAFQLAFFAWSTYEFTLKNCFYESDADVVIRIVVGVVVQILCSYVTLPLYALVTQMGSTMRPTVFNERVATAIKTWHHTAKKHTKHGKHTESNTPYTSRPTTPTHASSPIHILNNRSVETFPSSPSPRYSDRHDHHQFWDPESQRQEAGPSTHHSLAHESSEKEPVLASVELPHIRTTKSSRDFSFKR; from the exons ATGACGAATCAGGTAAAAGAGAGGAATTTAGAGCAGACCTCTACGTGGGCAGTCGCTGTGGTTTGCTTCGTTTTACTACTCATTTCAATTGTCCTTGAACATTCCATTCACAAAATTGGAACC TGGTTCAAAAAGAAGCACAAGAAGGCTCTTTATGAAGCTCTTGAAAAGATCAAAGCAG AGCTTATGCTTATGGGATTCATATCACTACTCCTAACAATCGGACAAACACCAATCTCAAATATCTGCGTCTCCCAAAGCCTCGCATCATCAATGCACCCTTGCAGCGCCGCTGATGAAGCTAGAAAATACGGCAACAAAGATACCGCTAAACCAAaagacgatgatgaagacaaatCCGGTCATAGAAGACTTCTCCTTGAGTTAGCCGAGTCTTACATTCATAGACGAAGTTTAGCCACCAAAGGTTATGACAAATGCGCTGAGAAG GGGAAAGTGGCTTTTGTATCTGCTTATGGTATCCACCAGCTTCATATATTCATCTTCATCCTCGCCGTGGTTCATGTTATCTACTGCATTGTTACTTATGCTCTCGGAAAGACCAAG ACGAGGAGGTGGAAGCACTGGGAAAATGAGACCAAGACAATAGAATATCACTATTCCAAcg ATCCTGAGAGGTTTAGGTTTGCCAGAGACACATCTTTCGGGAGAAGACATCTCAATTTCTGGAGCAAGACGAGGGTCACGCTATGGACTGTGTGTTTTTTCAGACAGTTCTTTGGATCCGTCACCAAAGTTGATTACATGGCTTTGCGGCATGGTTTCATCATG GCACATTTGGCTCCAGGGAGTGAAAGGACATTCGATTTCCGCAAGTATATTCAGAAAACAGTAGAAGAAGACTTCAAAACTGTAGTCGAAATCAG TCCTATTATCTGGTTTATCGCTGTGCTATTCCTCTTGACCAACACAAACG GATTGCATTCTTACCTCTGGTTACCATTCATTCCACTAGCC GTGATTCTAATAGTTGGAACAAAGCTTCAAGTCATTATAACCAAATTGTGTCTAAGAATCCAAGAGAAAGGTGATGTGGTGAGAGGTGCCCCTGTGGTTCAACCCGGTGATGATCTCTTCTGGTTTGGCCGCCCTCGGTTCATCCTTTTCCTTATCCACTTGGTTCTTTTCACGGTACGGTTCAATATCCTTAACCGCTCGGTTTATTACTCCCAACGGCACGATATAACAAACTTGCCTTCACTTTTGCAGAATGCATTTCAGCTTGCCTTCTTTGCCTGGAGTACG TATGAATTCACTCTCAAGAATTGTTTCTATGAAAGCGATGCAGATGTGGTCATTAGAATTGTAGTTGG AGTTGTTGTACAGATACTTTGCAGCTATGTGACTCTTCCACTCTATGCTCTTGTCACTCAG ATGGGTTCTACGATGAGGCCAACTGTGTTCAACGAAAGAGTAGCCACAGCGATAAAGACATGGCATCACACAGCAAAGAAGCACACAAAACACGGGAAACACACTGAATCAAACACACCTTACACTAGCCGTCCAACTACACCAACTCACGCCTCATCTCCGATACATATTCTTAATAACCGAAGCGTTGAGACTTTCCCGAGCTCTCCTTCTCCTAGATACTCTGATCGTCATGACCACCACCAGTTTTGGGATCCTGAGTCTCAACGCCAAGAAGCTGGACCTTCCACACATCATTCTCTTGCGCACGAAAGCTCAGAAAAGGAACCTGTTCTTGCTTCCGTTGAACTTCCTCATATACGGACTACCAAAAGCTCAAGAGATTTTTCCTTTAAGAGGTAG
- the LOC130510195 gene encoding MLO-like protein 2 isoform X2: MTNQVKERNLEQTSTWAVAVVCFVLLLISIVLEHSIHKIGTWFKKKHKKALYEALEKIKAELMLMGFISLLLTIGQTPISNICVSQSLASSMHPCSAADEARKYGNKDTAKPKDDDEDKSGHRRLLLELAESYIHRRSLATKGYDKCAEKGKVAFVSAYGIHQLHIFIFILAVVHVIYCIVTYALGKTKTRRWKHWENETKTIEYHYSNDPERFRFARDTSFGRRHLNFWSKTRVTLWTVCFFRQFFGSVTKVDYMALRHGFIMAHLAPGSERTFDFRKYIQKTVEEDFKTVVEISPIIWFIAVLFLLTNTNGLHSYLWLPFIPLAVILIVGTKLQVIITKLCLRIQEKGDVVRGAPVVQPGDDLFWFGRPRFILFLIHLVLFTNAFQLAFFAWSTYEFTLKNCFYESDADVVIRIVVGVVVQILCSYVTLPLYALVTQMGSTMRPTVFNERVATAIKTWHHTAKKHTKHGKHTESNTPYTSRPTTPTHASSPIHILNNRSVETFPSSPSPRYSDRHDHHQFWDPESQRQEAGPSTHHSLAHESSEKEPVLASVELPHIRTTKSSRDFSFKR, translated from the exons ATGACGAATCAGGTAAAAGAGAGGAATTTAGAGCAGACCTCTACGTGGGCAGTCGCTGTGGTTTGCTTCGTTTTACTACTCATTTCAATTGTCCTTGAACATTCCATTCACAAAATTGGAACC TGGTTCAAAAAGAAGCACAAGAAGGCTCTTTATGAAGCTCTTGAAAAGATCAAAGCAG AGCTTATGCTTATGGGATTCATATCACTACTCCTAACAATCGGACAAACACCAATCTCAAATATCTGCGTCTCCCAAAGCCTCGCATCATCAATGCACCCTTGCAGCGCCGCTGATGAAGCTAGAAAATACGGCAACAAAGATACCGCTAAACCAAaagacgatgatgaagacaaatCCGGTCATAGAAGACTTCTCCTTGAGTTAGCCGAGTCTTACATTCATAGACGAAGTTTAGCCACCAAAGGTTATGACAAATGCGCTGAGAAG GGGAAAGTGGCTTTTGTATCTGCTTATGGTATCCACCAGCTTCATATATTCATCTTCATCCTCGCCGTGGTTCATGTTATCTACTGCATTGTTACTTATGCTCTCGGAAAGACCAAG ACGAGGAGGTGGAAGCACTGGGAAAATGAGACCAAGACAATAGAATATCACTATTCCAAcg ATCCTGAGAGGTTTAGGTTTGCCAGAGACACATCTTTCGGGAGAAGACATCTCAATTTCTGGAGCAAGACGAGGGTCACGCTATGGACTGTGTGTTTTTTCAGACAGTTCTTTGGATCCGTCACCAAAGTTGATTACATGGCTTTGCGGCATGGTTTCATCATG GCACATTTGGCTCCAGGGAGTGAAAGGACATTCGATTTCCGCAAGTATATTCAGAAAACAGTAGAAGAAGACTTCAAAACTGTAGTCGAAATCAG TCCTATTATCTGGTTTATCGCTGTGCTATTCCTCTTGACCAACACAAACG GATTGCATTCTTACCTCTGGTTACCATTCATTCCACTAGCC GTGATTCTAATAGTTGGAACAAAGCTTCAAGTCATTATAACCAAATTGTGTCTAAGAATCCAAGAGAAAGGTGATGTGGTGAGAGGTGCCCCTGTGGTTCAACCCGGTGATGATCTCTTCTGGTTTGGCCGCCCTCGGTTCATCCTTTTCCTTATCCACTTGGTTCTTTTCACG AATGCATTTCAGCTTGCCTTCTTTGCCTGGAGTACG TATGAATTCACTCTCAAGAATTGTTTCTATGAAAGCGATGCAGATGTGGTCATTAGAATTGTAGTTGG AGTTGTTGTACAGATACTTTGCAGCTATGTGACTCTTCCACTCTATGCTCTTGTCACTCAG ATGGGTTCTACGATGAGGCCAACTGTGTTCAACGAAAGAGTAGCCACAGCGATAAAGACATGGCATCACACAGCAAAGAAGCACACAAAACACGGGAAACACACTGAATCAAACACACCTTACACTAGCCGTCCAACTACACCAACTCACGCCTCATCTCCGATACATATTCTTAATAACCGAAGCGTTGAGACTTTCCCGAGCTCTCCTTCTCCTAGATACTCTGATCGTCATGACCACCACCAGTTTTGGGATCCTGAGTCTCAACGCCAAGAAGCTGGACCTTCCACACATCATTCTCTTGCGCACGAAAGCTCAGAAAAGGAACCTGTTCTTGCTTCCGTTGAACTTCCTCATATACGGACTACCAAAAGCTCAAGAGATTTTTCCTTTAAGAGGTAG
- the LOC108860874 gene encoding sugar transport protein 1, which yields MAGGGFVVGDGQKAYPGRLTPFVLFTCVVAAMGGLIFGYDIGISGGVTSMPSFLRRFFPSVYRKQQEDATTNQYCQYDSPTLTLFTSSLYLAALISSLVASTVTRKFGRRLSMLFGGILFCAGALVNGFAKRVWMLIVGRILLGFGIGFANQSVPLYLSEMAPYKYRGALNIGFQLSITIGILVAEVLNYFFAKIKGGWGWRLSLGGAVVPALIITLGSLVLPDTPNSMIERGKHEEAKTKLRRIRGVDDVSQEFDDLVEASKESQSIDNPWTNLLRRKYRPHLTMAIMIPFFQQLTGINVIMFYAPVLFNTIGFTNDASLMSAVVTGSVNVAATVVSIYGVDRWGRRFLFLEGGTQMLICQAVVAACIGAKFGVDGTPGELPKWYAIVVVTFICIYVAGFAWSWGPLGWLVPSEIFPLEIRSAAQSITVSVNMIFTFIIAQIFLTMLCHLKFGLFLVFAFFVVVMSIFVYIFLPETKGIPIEEMGQVWRSHWYWSRFVEDGDYGYGNGLQMEKSSSNQGTKHV from the exons ATGGCTGGCGGTGGATTCGTTGTCGGAGATGGCCAAAAGGCTTATCCCGGCAGACTCACTCCCTTTGTTCTTTTCACTTGCGTCGTCGCTGCAATGGGTGGTCTCATCTTTGGATACGATATCGGAATCTCTG GTGGCGTGACGTCGATGCCGTCTTTCCTCCGACGTTTCTTCCCGTCGGTTTACCGTAAACAGCAAGAAGATGCGACAACAAATCAGTACTGTCAATACGATAGTCCAACTCTTACGCTGTTCACTTCATCGCTGTATTTAGCGGCGCTCATTTCGTCGCTGGTGGCTTCCACCGTGACGAGGAAGTTCGGACGGAGGCTCTCGATGCTCTTTGGTGGCATACTCTTTTGCGCCGGAGCCCTTGTCAATGGCTTTGCTAAGCGCGTGTGGATGCTCATCGTCGGCCGTATCTTGCTCGGTTTTGGTATCGGTTTCGCTAATCAG TCTGTGCCACTATACCTATCCGAAATGGCTCCATACAAATATAGAGGAGCTCTAAACATCGGCTTCCAGCTTTCAATCACAATCGGAATCCTCGTAGCCGAAGTGCTCAACTATTTCTTTGCCAAGATCAAAGGCGGCTGGGGATGGAGGCTCAGTCTCGGCGGTGCGGTGGTCCCTGCCCTGATCATAACACTCGGCTCCCTTGTCCTTCCCGACACTCCAAATTCAATGATCGAGCGAGGTAAGCACGAGGAGGCCAAAACCAAGCTCAGACGTATCCGTGGCGTCGATGACGTCAGCCAAGAGTTTGACGATTTAGTCGAAGCTAGTAAAGAGTCTCAGTCGATAGATAACCCATGGACTAACCTCCTCCGCCGTAAATACCGGCCGCATCTCACCATGGCCATTATGATTCCTTTCTTTCAGCAGCTCACCGGGATCAATGTGATTATGTTTTACGCTCCTGTTTTGTTCAACACCATTGGTTTCACGAACGACGCTTCTCTCATGTCTGCCGTGGTCACTGGCTCGGTCAACGTCGCCGCTACTGTTGTGTCGATCTACGGTGTTGACAGGTGGGGACGTAGGTTTCTCTTTCTTGAAGGTGGTACACAAATGCTTATATGCCAG GCTGTGGTTGCTGCATGCATAGGGGCCAAGTTTGGGGTAGACGGGACCCCTGGTGAGCTACCAAAGTGGTACGCTATAGTGGTCGTAACTTTTATATGCATCTATGTGGCCGGTTTCGCATGGTCATGGGGTCCGCTAGGGTGGTTAGTACCTAGTGAGATCTTCCCCTTGGAGATAAGGTCGGCCGCGCAGAGTATCACGGTGTCCGTGAACATGATCTTCACTTTCATAATCGCTCAGATCTTCTTGACGATGCTTTGTCATTTGAAGTTTGGGTTGTTCCTTGTGTTCGCCTTTTTCGTGGTGGTGATGTCGATTTTCGTCTACATATTCTTGCCAGAGACGAAAGGGATTCCGATTGAGGAAATGGGACAAGTGTGGAGGTCACACTGGTATTGGTCAAGGTTCGTGGAGGATGGTGATTATGGGTATGGGAATGGGCTTCAGATGGAGAAGAGCAGCAGCAACCAAGGAACTAAACatgtttag
- the LOC130497592 gene encoding uncharacterized protein LOC130497592 → MDFFGTELLSDKAQISDFKNASSHRSSSTSCYKRDSVSLSGCCLIPNFSIFTAPSPPSCATTLHPADEVCPNSAARTLRKLRSVERDADISPSTSSIWARPKSFSKVNSFSMSLDGFTEPLIQTIVNATLYPSIQKRSLFLWVPVDSPVPPSKTFSMRRVVPPATKQMKLSKSLTVLLSCGAVCTGPEDATDFVSTIFRGVDCLSTSRFKVTKFQLSGFAVNFTSTHSSLTQNSLSIYPRGFSTFIFYVILLSLCTVSGAMITSSSKCSPNV, encoded by the exons ATGGATTTCTTTGGAACTGAGCTACTCTCAGATAAAGCTCAAATCTCAGACTTTAAGAACGCCTCAAGCCACCGCAGCTCTTCAACTTCATGTTACAAACGGGATTCCGTATCTCTTTCCGGTTGCTGCTTAATCCCTAACTTTTCGATCTTCACAGCCCCCTCTCCTCCATCTTGCGCCACCACCCTTCATCCCGCCGACGAGGTGTGCCCTAATTCCGCCGCACGCACACTGCGCAAGCTCAGATCCGTTGAACGTGATGCTGACATCAGCCCTTCCACTTCCTCTATATGGGCCAGGCCCAAGTCATTTTCAAAAG TTAATAGTTTTTCAATGAGTCTCGATGGATTCACCGAACCTTTGATCCAAACTATTGTGAACGCAACGTTATATCCTTCGATTCAGAAGCGATCTTTATTTTTGTGGGTGCCAGTGGATTCACCAGTACCACCATCTAAGACCTTCTCCATGAGAAGAGTCGTCCCTCCTGCTACAAAGCAGATGAAGTTGTCAAAATCTCTAACCGTTTTGTTATCTTGTGGAGCGGTCTGTACGGGGCCTGAAGATGCAACGGATTTCGTTTCGACGATATTCCGAGGTGTGGATTGTCTATCAACGTCACGATTCAAAGTGACTAAGTTTCAACTTTCCGGCTTTGCCGTGAACTTTACTTCGACGCATTCGAGTCTTACTCAGAATTCGCTGTCAATTTATCCAAGAGGTTTCTCTacttttatcttttatgttaTATTGTTGTCGCTTTGTACTGTTAGTGGAGCCATGAttacttcttcttcaaagtgtaGCCCGAATGTTTAA
- the LOC108852239 gene encoding uncharacterized protein LOC108852239, with the protein MCVLTSHVASFFPLSIALREREFNRLRICVVLITEVNGRRPQGFKLAIKARPNRGSGGGGGGSGVEKNLLRSVEETNKGFCRTIFNVVLQKAELVTKEKNRASAVAMNAEIRRTKARLSEEVPKLQRLAVKRVSFPFSSSFTLPSLHGSISYVASSLAERNESVSLVDVERSSGGRTSRVAIITDREKDRYDPDYDRHRYVRVTPPVVQNFNPMASLKP; encoded by the exons atgTGCGTCCTTACGAGCCACGTGGCGTCTTTCTTTCCCCTAAGCATTGCGTTGAGAGAAAGAGAATTCAATCGTCTCAG AATTTGCGTGGTTCTGATTACTGAGGTTAACGGTAGGAGGCCTCAGGGTTTCAAGCTCGCCATCAAGGCTAGACCCAATAGAGGAAGCGGTGGGGGAGGTGGTGGGTCTGGTGTGGAGAAGAATCTCTTGAGGAGCGTTGAGGAGACGAACAAGGGCTTCTGCAGGACTATTTTTAATGTGGTTTTGCAGAAAGCTGAACTTGTTACCAAGGAGAAGAACAGGGCTTCTGCTGTGGCGATGAACGCTGAGATACGTAGGACTAAGGCTCGGTTGTCTGAGGAAGTTCCAAAGTTGCAGAGACTTGCTGTTAAGCGGGTTAGCTTTCCTTTCTCATCATCTTTTACTCTTCCCTCCCTTCATGGATCGATCAGCTATGTTGCTTCTAGTTTGGCTGAG AGAAACGAGAGTGTAAGTCTTGTTGATGTGGAGAGGAGTAGTGGTGGACGGACTTCACGAGTAGCCATTATTACAGATAGAGAGAAAGATCGTTATGATCCTGATTATGACCGTCACAG GTACGTGAGGGTTACGCCACCTGTTGTACAAAACTTCAACCCGATGGCGAGCTTGAAACCCTGA
- the LOC108808418 gene encoding uncharacterized protein LOC108808418, whose protein sequence is MFSKAVEFDYKEPGRSSSTVEVRLLRFWEASNVRRGGELMGIDMLLLDSQSTMMPATVNVNHLATHQTNLEAGFSDSSTSFKKVTEPAVQIPLQSFRFRNHREMLGLANSNNQLPDLIGEITAVKSTVTDLPHDKNRVMATIKMENGTYVIMSLFDDHAVKIHDRLEKMRSDPKVVVATSVNPKMVGGRLFLNATSGTHIYFDKETNAGESLFLRLVTRDTGLAPVAPLLKSYAKVEKMSVSELNDFVVTAPSQYIELSVSEK, encoded by the exons ATGTTCTCGAAGGCGGTGGAGTTCGACTATAAAGAG CCTGGCCGCTCCTCTTCCACCGTTGAAGTTCGCTTGCTTCGCTTCTGGGAGGCCAGCAACGTCCGCCGTGGTGGTGAGCTCATGGGCATCGACATGCTCCTACTCGATTCTCAG tcgACCATGATGCCGGCAACTGTGAACGTGAACCATCTTGCGACGCACCAGACTAACCTGGAAGCGGG GTTCAGCGACTCTTCCACTTCCTTCAAGAAGGTCACTGAACCGGCTGTTCAAATCCCTCTTCAATCATTCCGATTCCGTAACCACCGTGAGATGCTTGGTCTTGCGAACTCTAACAATCAGCTACCGG ACCTTATTGGTGAGATAACTGCTGTCAAGAGTACTGTTACCGACCTTCCACATGACAAGAATCGTGTTATGGCGACAATCAAGATGGAGAA TGGCACTTATGTGATCATGAGCCTCTTTGACGATCACGCTGTTAAAATTCATGATCGGCTCGAGAAGATGAGAAGTGATCCAAAGGTTGTCGTTGCAACCAGTGTGAATCCGAAGATGGTGGGAG GCCGTCTGTTTTTGAATGCCACATCTGGCACACACATATACTTCGACAAGGAAACAAATGCAGGGGAAAGCCTTTTCCTCAG GTTGGTTACACGAGACACTGGGCTCGCGCCAGTAGCTCCACTTCTAAAGAGCTATGCTAAAGTGGAGAAGATGAGCGTATCTGAGCTCAATGATTTTGTCGTTACCGCTCCGTCACAG TACATTGAATTATCTGTATCGGAAAAGTGA